The genome window ACAACCCTGCGTATACGGGCGGTCGATCCGGGGGGAGCCGCGATGCAAGGATGCGAGACAGCATGAAGCCGACCAATCCGGTGTTCACCGGCCTTCCCATCACGATTTTCGAGACCATGTCGCGTCTTGCCATTGCGCATGGTGCCATCAACCTCGGTCAGGGCTTTCCCGATGTAGACGGGCCGGAGGATGTGCGCCGCATGGCCGCCGATGCACTGATGGCGGGCCCGAACCAGTATCCGCCCATGCTCGGCCTGCCGGAGCTCAGACAGGCGGTGGCCGCTTCGAACAAGCGCTTCTACGGGCTCGATGTCGACTGGCAAACGGAAGTCATGGTGACCTCGGGGGCGACCGAGGCGCTGGCCGATACGCTGATGGCGTTGCTGGAACCTGGCGATGAAGTGATCCTGATCGAGCCGCTCTACGACTGCTATCTTCCGATGGTGAAGCGGGCGGGCGGGATTCCCGTCCGCCTGCGCGTCACCCCGCCGGACTGGCGGCTGAACATCCGGGCGCTCGAAGACGCCTTCACCGAAAACACCAAGGCGATTCTGATCAACAACCCGATGAACCCGGCCGGCAAGGTGTTCGCCGTCGAGGAGCTGGAAGCCATCGCGCGGCTTTGCCTGGAGCACGGGGTCTACGCGATTTGCGATGAGGTCTACGAGCACCTTCTGTTTGATGGGCGGGAGCATCTGCCGCTGATGGCGATCGAGGGCATGCGCGAGCGCACCGTGCGCATCGGCTCGGCCGGCAAGACCTTTTCGCTGACCGGCTGGAAGGTGGGCTACATCACTGCGGCGCCGAATCTTCTGGAGCCGATCGCCAAGGCGCATCAGTTCGTGACCTTCACCACGCCGCCCAACCTGCAGCGCGCCGTTGCCTACGGCCTTGGCAAGGACGGCAATTATTTCACAGGCCTGCGTGACGACATGCAGGCCAAGCGCGACCGCATTTGCCGTGGCCTTTCGGCGCTGGGTTTCGGCGTTCTGCCCTGCGACGGCACCTATTTCGCCACATGCGACATCGCCCCGCTGGGGATTGACGGCGACGACGCGGAGATCTGCCGGCTGATGGTGGAGGACGCCGGTGTCGCCGCCGTTCCGGTCTCAGCCTTCTACGTGGCCGACGCCCCGACGAACTATATCCGCTTCTGCTTCTGCAAGCAGGATGCCGTGATCGATGCGGCACTGGAACGCCTCGGGGCCTGGCTCGCAAACCGCGCCGTGGCGCCGGTCGCCCTTGCAGGAGAGGCTTGATATGGACAATCCGGTTCTGGTCGAGGTCACGCGCGGCACCGCCGTGGAAAGCCGTCACCGCGGCGCGGTCGTCATCATGGACGCCGACGGTGGTCGCGTCGCGGCCCTGGGCGATGCCGACTGGCAGGTGTTTCCGCGTTCCGCGATCAAGGCGCTTCAGGCGCTGCCGCTGGTGGAATCCGGTGCGGCCGATGCCCTCGACCTGAGCGAGGCGGAGCTTGCCCTTGCCTGCGCCTCGCACAACGGCGAGGCGATGCATGTCAACGCCGCCCGGGTGATGCTGATGAAGGCGGGCACCGACGAGACCGCGCTGGAATGCGGCAGTCACTGGCCCAAGCGCATGGAGGACGTCGCAGCGCTTCACCGCGCCGATGCCTCGCCCTGTCCGCTGCACAACAACTGCTCGGGCAAGCATGCCGGCTTCGTCGGCCTTGCGCGCACGCTCGGGGTTGACCCGCGCGGCTATGTCGAGCCGGAGCATCCGGTGCAGCGCGAGGCGCGCGCCGCGATGGAAGAGATGAGCGGCATGTCCTTCGCCGACATGGCGCGCGGCACCGACGGCTGTTCGATCCCCACCTATGCCATGCCGCTCGACCGGCTGGCCTATGCCTTCGCGCGGCTTGGCACCGGAACCGGGCTAGACCCCGTGCGTGCCGAAGCGGCGCAGCGGCTTTATGACGCTTGCACCTCCGTTCCCGAGATGGTCGCCGGAACGGAGCGTTTCTGCACCGACGTGATGCGCGCCTTCGCCGGTCGCGTTTTTGTCAAGACCGGCGCGGAAGGCGTCTTTACCGCCGCGGTTCCCGAACTCGGCGTCGGCATCGCGCTGAAATGCGAGGACGGCGCCACGCGCGCGGCGGAAACCATGATGGCGGGTGCGCTCGCGCAGCTGCTCGATCTCTCCGACGACGAACATGCGGTCCTTGCGCCCTGGATCGCTCCGCGTCTGGTCAACTGGAATGGCATCCATGTCGGCGATGTCCGGGCCGTGGCCGGAGCGCTGGACGCCTTGCAGGCCTGAGCCCTGCGGGTCTTTTCAGCGCACGAAATTGCCGCTGACGGCGAGATGCGGGAAGCGCGTGGCGGCATCGCCTTGCGTCAGGTCGCCCGTGGTCGCTTCCTTCCAGCGATGGCCGACAACCGCGCCCTGGCTGGCGCCGGAGATCATGTTGTTGGCGATCAGCGCCGGACCGGCGCCCTCCACGACGGTGACCGCCACGCCGATGGGACAATCACGCAGCACGTTGGCGGTTGCCGCCACATCGCGCAAGTAAGGTCCCCAGCCCATGTGCAGCCCGATGCGCGCCGCGTTTTCCACCACATTTCCGGTGAGTGCTGTATCCGCCTCAACGGCAATGCCGATGCCGAAGCCCTGCACCTCGGCCGGATAGGGGCCGGTGTCGACGATGTTGCGCACGATGTTGCCCGAACAGGTCGCGAGCCGGCCGCCGTCCAGGAAATTGGCGATGGAAATGCCCATGGCGCCGCCGTCGACCAGATTGTCGGCGATCACCGCACCCTGGAAGGCGAACTCGGAGTAGATCGCGGTTTCGCCGGAGCGCAGGCACGAGTTCCCCCCGATGATGATCCCCGAGCCGGCGTTCGAGCGGATCGCCGAAAAAGCGCAATCCGCCACGCGATTGCCGCGAACGATTACGTTGTGGGCACGGAAAATATTGATGCCGTTGCCGTACTGGCCGGTGCCGCCGTTCCGTGCGGCGATCCGTTCGACGCGGTTGCCGGAGACGATCGTCCCGTCCTCGCCCTCGCTCCAGCGGTGGACCAGAATGCCGCCGTTAGCGCAGTCGTGCACATGATTGTCTGAAATCGCCAAACCGCGCGCCTCGACCGAGCGCAAGCCCGCCTGACGTGCGCCCGAGATCGTGGTTTCGCGAACCCGGCCCGAGCAACGGTCGAGCGCAAGCCCGGTCTTGGAGCTGCCGGTCAGGGTGCATCCCTCGATTGTCAGATCCTTTGCGTCTGCGAAATGCAGCAGGGCAGGGGCATACTCGCCGATCATGCGGTTGCCGCCGTCGAAGTGAATGCCCTCAAGGCCGACCGAGGATGCCTTTTCGCAATAGATCAGGTGTCCGCCGCCCTGGTAGTCGAACCGTGTCTGACCGGGCAGGCCGACGAGGCGCGCGCCCGAAGGCAGACGCAGGTTGGCCACTGTGTAGCGGCCGCCGGGCAGGAACAGCGCGCGTCCGCGCCGGGCCGCAGCATCGATGGCTTGCTGCATCAGGCTGCTTTGATCGTCTGCCGCTCCTGGACGAATGCCGAATTCGGCCGCGTCGATGGTGCCGCGCAGATCCGCGACCCGCACGGCCGCGCGCGCGGGAAAGGCGACCCCCGCAAGGCCCGCCGCCGCCCCGAGGAGCACGGAACGCCGGGTAAGCCCGGTGTCGCGGGTGGATATGTGCCGTATTCTGCCGCTGGTCTTGCTCATGCCCGGGACGAGGCAAGCATCATGCCGGCGGCGAGTGTCCCGTTTTGGTGCACTGCGCGGTCGTGAAATTCGATCCCCGACCGTCGGGCGTCATGATCGCATCAGGGAGCGGTCCAGATGATGCGCTGGATCGCCGCCTGCCTCAGCTGGTCGCTGGGCGGCAGCCGGTCGAAGGGCCCGTCATATTGCGAGATCGCATAGACCAGCGTGACGTTCTTGCTGCCATCGGCCTTGCAGATCGCCATGCCGCGCCAAAGGCTGCGCCCGACCCGGCAGTCGCCGCGCGAGGTGCCCACTTCCGCAAATGTCATGCCGATGCGCTCGCCATTTGGACCCTGCAGGTGATGGGTGACACCATGCACGGCGCGCACCTTTCCGCCACGGCCCTTGTAGACCTGAAGCACCTGAAAACCGTCCGAATTGAAGGCGCCGATGGCCCATTCGGTCTTGCTTTCGATGGCGGACTGAAAGCCCTCGGCCGAAAAGCCCGGGAGAGCCTGTTCAACCGACTTTTCCGAATAGACTGTCTCGGAGGTTATTCCGCCCGCGCCTGCATCCGTGATCTTTACGAGTGTGATATTCGAGGTCCTGGCGACGGAAACGGGGCCGGTCGGGAGCGTCGGCGAACACGCGCCTGTCAGGACTGACGCCATAAGAACCGGAAGAAAGCGTTGAAAAAGCCGCATGGCGCCTCTCGTTGTGGATGCTGACGGCGCGTCGCCCGCAGGGCAGGGCACGGTCGCCGCACCGGACTTAGCATTCGAGCCGGCCCCGCGAAAGCCCTGCAGACCGCTCTTGCGGACGCCGGCGGCACGCGGGTGGGGAGGTCTCGCCGCGCAAGGTCGGCTGCCGGGCAGCCCGCCTTGGAATTGTCAATTTTGACGAGCTTCAAAAAAATCACGAGGAGACTTGCTGCAAGCCGGGAACAATTGAACCGTTTCATGGAAGAAACTGTTAACGTAAAGGTTGCAAAAACGATTTATGCGCCCATTTAATCAACACAATCACCAGGCTATGCTATTGTCGTGCGGACGAGAAAAGTTAAGGTTCGCCAAAGAGATCGCATGATTTGCAGAATCGGTCGCGCAGGCTGCAATTGTCTTTTGACGGCCTTCGATCAACAAGCCGCCCGTTGAAGGCGGTTCGAACCGAAACAGCGATACTGGTAAAGATTCGGGATTGGAACGGAGCTGGGGTACAATCTGTTGGAACGAATTTTCGAAAAGCATCCACGGGGGCTTGTCGGATGGGACGTGCGCGCTGGTGTTGCCGGGACAGCGGGCTCGTTCGGGGCGTCCTGCGGTTTTGACGCAGTGAATGAGTTTCAAATCGACCGACAGGATTGCCTCGGGTCTCCAGGAGCCGTGGCGACATGACGGAAAGGCAGGAACGCATGGCCGACCCTTCGGAAATGCAGGCGCGGGCAAAGGCAATCGCCGATGCCCAGACCGGCAAGCACGTCCTTGACATCATCGAGACCCAGCTTCGCAGGCTGGGCGCGACCCATATTCTCGCGGCGGGCCTGCCGATGCCCAACAGGCCGATCAACGGGCTCGTTCACCGGTTCCGCTGGGCGGACAATCGCGCCGGCGGCATTGAGCGCTCCGAGCTGGATACCAATGACAGTGCGCTGATGCTCGGGCTGATGCGGACCCGTCCGTTCATCTGGGATGTGAACGAGGGCGACATGTCCCATTCCGAGCTTCTCGCCTCGCTTGGACGCAACACGCAGGTCGTGGTAGTTCCGGTAACGGAGACGCATCCGTTCCAGGCTCTTGTTCTTGGCGGCGGGGCTCATCTGGAAGCCGGCAAGATCGAACTCTCCAATCTGGAACTGATTTGCAATGCCGCCTTTCGCCGCCTGATCGAGCTTGGGGTGATTTCGGCACAGCGCCCGGGAGATCTTTCGGCGCGCGAGCGCCGGGTTCTGGAACTTACCGCGCTTGGCAAGACAGCGAGCGATATCGCGGCCCTTCTCGAAATCTCGCAGCGCACGGTGCACGCCCACCTTCAAAACGCGAGCGCCAAGCTCAATGCCTCCAACAAGACCCATACCGTGGTCGAGGCGCTGCGATACGGGCAGATCAAGCTTTGAAAAGTCCGGCACGGTTCGCCAGGGCCGTGCCGATGCCTGGACGCGCCCGCCCCCTTGCGGCACGCCTGATTGCGCCGTCCTGAAGACGACGCATTCTCCTTCGACAGGCCACTGCGATTGCGCTTTTTGCGGGCAGTGGCGCGCTCGCCCCGGATGCGCATTCGGCTTTTGGAACATCATGAGCGCCCCGACAACGCGGATTCGCGCCTATGATCCGGAAACGGATCTGAAGAGGCTTTCCGGCATCTGGCTCGATGCGTCGCTGCTGGCGCATGCCTTTGTCGGCAGGCAGCGCCTGCGTGAGCAGCGGGTCCGGATCGAGACCGAGTATCTCCCCAACGCGGAGACCTGGGTCGCGTGCCGGGGAGACGGGCCGGTCGGGTTCATCAGTCTCCTGGACGACTTGATCGGCGGGCTGTTCGTCGCTCCGCGTCATCACGGACAGGGGATCGGCCGGGCTCTCGTTGCGCATGCCTTGGCCCTGAAAGGCGAATTGTCGCTGGAGGTCTATACCGCCAACACGCCGGCCGTGGCATTTTATCAGGCGCTCGGCTTTCGCGAACGCTCGCGGCGGGCACGGGACGACGAGGACATGCCGTTCGAAAACGCCTGTATGGTCCTGAAGCGGTGATGCATGGACGCCCATTGCGTCTTCACGTGCCGGGGACACTTCGGTGCCTATCGCATCGCCTGCAACGGTATTAGGGTCAGGACCTGTTGCTATGACTGAAATGGCGTTCGAGATGACGAGAGATGCAAGGAAAAGCCCAAAGAGCGGGGCCGTTCCCCCGGTCGAGGGCTTTGACGCCGCAGGTCGACGTCAGCTCGAGCGTCCTTCGGATCGGGCGGATCCGCACGGGATACCATGTCGCAATCCCTTGAAAGGCCTCGGCCTTCCTGCGGGCCTGCTTCTCGTATCCGCACACATCCGCTCCGACCATCGCAGTCATATCAACAGGTCCTGACCCTAGGGTGTGAGCGCCTGCCGCCGTCACTTTCGTGAAATCCCATGAAAACAATCTCCGGTTTCCCTCTCACTGCTGCGTTCGGACGGCGCGCATGACCGCCTCCAGACACGACGATGCCTTGCGACTCGCGCTTGGCGGCCTGTGCGCGCTGGCCGTGGCGATGGGCATTGGCCGTTTTGCGTTGACCCCGATCCTGCCGTCCATGAGCGCAGGGATCCCGTTGAACGCGTCTCAGGCAGGGATGATCGCCTCCGCCAATTTCCTCGGGTATCTGGTGGGCGCACTCGCCGCCATGTCCCTTGCAAGGTCTGCGGTGCGCACCGGATTTCGGGCAAGCCTTCTCGCCAGTGTTGCGACGACCGGCCTGATGGCCGTGGACGATGCGCTGCTGTTTCTCGCCATTGTGAGATTTCTGGGCGGTGTCGCCAGCGCCGGCGTTCTGGTCTGCTCTTCCACCCTGGTGCTCGAACGGCTGGCGCGGATGAACCGGGCGGGTCTCGCCGGCCTGCATTTTGCCGGTGTCGGTGTCGGGATCGCGCTGTCGGCGGCCCTGGTGGGAGTGCTTGTCGGCAACGGCGCGGCGTGGCAGGGGCAGTGGATCGGATCGGGCATTCTTGCCGCGGTGCTGGGCGTCGGCGCGTGGATCTGTCTTGTCACGGTGGATGATGAGCCGGCCGGAGCCGGCCCGGCTCGCGTGGAGACGCATCGCCCGCCGATAGAGCGCGCCACCCGACCGTCTGCGACCCTTGTGCGCCTTGCCGCCGCCTATGCGCTCTTCGGGATCGGCTACGTCGTGACCGCCACATTCCTGACGAGTATTCTTCGGGCATCGAAGACCCTGGCCGTCTACGAGACGCCGGCATGGGCGGCGGTCGGCCTGTCGGCGGCCGTGTCGGTCTGGATCTGGGGGCGGGTCGCCGCGCGGCTTGGCGGCATGCGGGCCTTTTCCCTGGCCTGCGCCTTGGAGGCGGTTGGTGTGGCCGCGAGCGTGCTGGTGCCGGGCGCCGCCGGTGCCGTCCTCGCCGCCATCCTGCTCGGCGGCACCTTCATGGGGATCACGTCGCTCGGGCTTGTCGAGGCGCGGCGTCTGTCCGGCGGTGACCCGAAAACCGTGCTCGGCCTGATGACCGCCTGTTTCGGTGTGGGGCAGATGCTGGGGCCGACCCTTGCCGGCTACGCGGCCGATCTCACCGGAAGCTTTTACTGGCCGTCACTGTGCGCGGCGGGGCTTCTCGCGATTGCGGCACTCCTGACACGACGTCCGGCGCGGGCCTGAAACGGGCAGCGCCGGACGTTGGAGACGCGCGATCAGCGCTGTGCGAAATCCCAATAGAGTTCCCTTGCGCGGGCCGCCATCGGGCCGGGCTCCATGTCGCGATCCTCGATGCGGTTGACGGGCACGACCTTGTAGTAGTTCCCGGTGCAAAAGATTTCGTCGGCATCGAGGAAGTCGCCGTAGCCGAGCGTGCGTTCGTGCACCACCGTTCCGGCGTCGCGCAACAACTGGACGACGCGCTGGCGCGTGATGCCGTTCAGGAACGTCCCGTTCCAGGCCGGGGTGTGCACCTCGCCGTCCTTGACCATGAAAACATTCGCCGTGGTCAGTTCCGCGACGTTGCCCAGCATGTCGAGCACGATGGCGTTGTCGAAGCCGCGCGACCTGGCCTCGACGATGGCGCGCGCGTTGTTGGGGTACAGGCATCCGGCCTTGGCGTTGACCGGCATGGTCTCGAGCGTCGGCCTGCGGAACGGGGACAGCGTCAGCGAAATGGCGGTGTCCGGCGGCGCCATCGCCGCCTCGAACAGGCACATGCAAAACCGGGTGCTGTCCGGGTCCGGGGCGATCACGCCGGGACCTTCGCCTTCGGCCCAGTACATCGGCTTGATGTAGACGGCGGCGCCGGGCGCGAACCTCGCCATGCCCTCGTTGGCAAGCTCGATCA of Stappia sp. ES.058 contains these proteins:
- a CDS encoding aminotransferase encodes the protein MKPTNPVFTGLPITIFETMSRLAIAHGAINLGQGFPDVDGPEDVRRMAADALMAGPNQYPPMLGLPELRQAVAASNKRFYGLDVDWQTEVMVTSGATEALADTLMALLEPGDEVILIEPLYDCYLPMVKRAGGIPVRLRVTPPDWRLNIRALEDAFTENTKAILINNPMNPAGKVFAVEELEAIARLCLEHGVYAICDEVYEHLLFDGREHLPLMAIEGMRERTVRIGSAGKTFSLTGWKVGYITAAPNLLEPIAKAHQFVTFTTPPNLQRAVAYGLGKDGNYFTGLRDDMQAKRDRICRGLSALGFGVLPCDGTYFATCDIAPLGIDGDDAEICRLMVEDAGVAAVPVSAFYVADAPTNYIRFCFCKQDAVIDAALERLGAWLANRAVAPVALAGEA
- a CDS encoding asparaginase — its product is MDNPVLVEVTRGTAVESRHRGAVVIMDADGGRVAALGDADWQVFPRSAIKALQALPLVESGAADALDLSEAELALACASHNGEAMHVNAARVMLMKAGTDETALECGSHWPKRMEDVAALHRADASPCPLHNNCSGKHAGFVGLARTLGVDPRGYVEPEHPVQREARAAMEEMSGMSFADMARGTDGCSIPTYAMPLDRLAYAFARLGTGTGLDPVRAEAAQRLYDACTSVPEMVAGTERFCTDVMRAFAGRVFVKTGAEGVFTAAVPELGVGIALKCEDGATRAAETMMAGALAQLLDLSDDEHAVLAPWIAPRLVNWNGIHVGDVRAVAGALDALQA
- a CDS encoding TIGR03808 family TAT-translocated repetitive protein codes for the protein MSKTSGRIRHISTRDTGLTRRSVLLGAAAGLAGVAFPARAAVRVADLRGTIDAAEFGIRPGAADDQSSLMQQAIDAAARRGRALFLPGGRYTVANLRLPSGARLVGLPGQTRFDYQGGGHLIYCEKASSVGLEGIHFDGGNRMIGEYAPALLHFADAKDLTIEGCTLTGSSKTGLALDRCSGRVRETTISGARQAGLRSVEARGLAISDNHVHDCANGGILVHRWSEGEDGTIVSGNRVERIAARNGGTGQYGNGINIFRAHNVIVRGNRVADCAFSAIRSNAGSGIIIGGNSCLRSGETAIYSEFAFQGAVIADNLVDGGAMGISIANFLDGGRLATCSGNIVRNIVDTGPYPAEVQGFGIGIAVEADTALTGNVVENAARIGLHMGWGPYLRDVAATANVLRDCPIGVAVTVVEGAGPALIANNMISGASQGAVVGHRWKEATTGDLTQGDAATRFPHLAVSGNFVR
- a CDS encoding DUF1131 family protein, with the protein product MRLFQRFLPVLMASVLTGACSPTLPTGPVSVARTSNITLVKITDAGAGGITSETVYSEKSVEQALPGFSAEGFQSAIESKTEWAIGAFNSDGFQVLQVYKGRGGKVRAVHGVTHHLQGPNGERIGMTFAEVGTSRGDCRVGRSLWRGMAICKADGSKNVTLVYAISQYDGPFDRLPPSDQLRQAAIQRIIWTAP
- a CDS encoding LuxR C-terminal-related transcriptional regulator, encoding MTERQERMADPSEMQARAKAIADAQTGKHVLDIIETQLRRLGATHILAAGLPMPNRPINGLVHRFRWADNRAGGIERSELDTNDSALMLGLMRTRPFIWDVNEGDMSHSELLASLGRNTQVVVVPVTETHPFQALVLGGGAHLEAGKIELSNLELICNAAFRRLIELGVISAQRPGDLSARERRVLELTALGKTASDIAALLEISQRTVHAHLQNASAKLNASNKTHTVVEALRYGQIKL
- a CDS encoding GNAT family N-acetyltransferase, translating into MSAPTTRIRAYDPETDLKRLSGIWLDASLLAHAFVGRQRLREQRVRIETEYLPNAETWVACRGDGPVGFISLLDDLIGGLFVAPRHHGQGIGRALVAHALALKGELSLEVYTANTPAVAFYQALGFRERSRRARDDEDMPFENACMVLKR
- a CDS encoding YbfB/YjiJ family MFS transporter; translation: MTASRHDDALRLALGGLCALAVAMGIGRFALTPILPSMSAGIPLNASQAGMIASANFLGYLVGALAAMSLARSAVRTGFRASLLASVATTGLMAVDDALLFLAIVRFLGGVASAGVLVCSSTLVLERLARMNRAGLAGLHFAGVGVGIALSAALVGVLVGNGAAWQGQWIGSGILAAVLGVGAWICLVTVDDEPAGAGPARVETHRPPIERATRPSATLVRLAAAYALFGIGYVVTATFLTSILRASKTLAVYETPAWAAVGLSAAVSVWIWGRVAARLGGMRAFSLACALEAVGVAASVLVPGAAGAVLAAILLGGTFMGITSLGLVEARRLSGGDPKTVLGLMTACFGVGQMLGPTLAGYAADLTGSFYWPSLCAAGLLAIAALLTRRPARA
- a CDS encoding branched-chain amino acid aminotransferase, translating into MAEWSQTWNWIDGQWLDGNPPMMGPRSHASWLGSSVFDGARGFDGLTPDLDLHCQRLNDSCVALGMKATMKVGEMIELANEGMARFAPGAAVYIKPMYWAEGEGPGVIAPDPDSTRFCMCLFEAAMAPPDTAISLTLSPFRRPTLETMPVNAKAGCLYPNNARAIVEARSRGFDNAIVLDMLGNVAELTTANVFMVKDGEVHTPAWNGTFLNGITRQRVVQLLRDAGTVVHERTLGYGDFLDADEIFCTGNYYKVVPVNRIEDRDMEPGPMAARARELYWDFAQR